In Eucalyptus grandis isolate ANBG69807.140 chromosome 4, ASM1654582v1, whole genome shotgun sequence, the following proteins share a genomic window:
- the LOC104441385 gene encoding CRIB domain-containing protein RIC10 codes for MVEGTVDKLASFLNLGPLFLRESNCLRLVRDKLVSPSVSVFFLTTAALGLALLVASPMATKMKGIYKGFKYISQIFVVKERDMEIGYPTDVKHVAHIGWDGPSGSGPSWMNEFKNAPDFSTSLGTIGDPGDSSSVARSTWSSQDFEQILGQQSTSEMFKENLPTDLPNIPKKQKRKKSKSTSSPKSSSSSRSSRAAKSKASF; via the exons ATGGTCGAAGGAACTGTGGACAAGCTCGCATCTTTTCTGAACCTTGGTCCACTTTTTTTAAG GGAGAGTAACTGTCTGAGGTTGGTCAGAGATAAATTAGTCTCACCTTCGGTCTCCGTTTTCTTCCTTACTACTGCTGCATTGGGGCTTGCTTTGCTTGTTGCGTCTCCGATGGCAACCAAGATGAAAGGAATCTACAAAGGCTTCAAATACATCTCCCAAATATTTG TTGTGAAGGAGAGGGATATGGAAATTGGGTACCCAACAGATGTTAAACACGTGGCACACATCGGGTGGGATGGTCCGTCTGGGAGTGGACCCAGTTGG ATGAATGAATTCAAGAATGCACCTGATTTTTCCACTTCCCTCGGTACCATTGGCGATCCTGGTGACTCCAGCTCTGTGGCTCGTTCCACATGGTCCTCTCAAG aTTTTGAGCAAATCTTGGGACAGCAATCGACATCCGAGATGTTCAAAGAAAATCTGCCAACAGATCTTCCGAATATCCCCAAgaagcaaaagaggaaaaagagcaAGTCGACTTCATCCCCAAAGTCTTCATCATCGTCAAGATCCTCTCGAGCAGCAAAGTCAAAGGCTTCATTCTAG